From the genome of Lotus japonicus ecotype B-129 chromosome 6, LjGifu_v1.2, one region includes:
- the LOC130724860 gene encoding F-box protein SKIP19-like, which yields MGPNWLDLPIDVTAFILQKLSVADILTSARQVCSLWWNICKDPLMMRSIDLTLCRNYPAYMLRAFCRYAVDQSCGHLEDITIEYFATDDFLKYIASSSSHLRRLRLPYCSEISEKGLIEVAKKLPHLEELVDISYSPLTKDSLQAIGRCCPHLKVLKFYNGPLYPSFKDEEAFAIAQTMPELRHLHIVGFNFLSKDGLHAILDGCPLLESLHILHSYNIDWRTNETLRKRCLEHIKEVQLPRKAYEIKY from the exons ATGGGTCCAAACTGGCTTGATCTTCCGATAGACGTGACTGCATTTATACTTCAAAAGCTCAGTGTTGCAGATATTTTGACAAGTGCACGTCAAGTTTGCTCTTTGTGGTGGAATATCTGTAAGGACCCTCTCATGATGCGCTCCATTGACCTGACCTTATGCCGGAACTATCCAGCCTATATGTTAAGGGCCTTTTGTCGCTACGCTGTTGATCAAAGTTGCGGTCATTTGGAAGACATTACTATTGAGTATTTTGCAACTGATGATTTTCTCAAATACATAGCCAGCAG CAGCAGCCATCTGCGTCGCTTGCGGCTTCCATATTGCAGTGAAATTTCTGAGAAAGGATTGATTGAGGTTGCTAAGAAACTTCCACATTTAGAGGAACTTGTTGACATTTCATATAGCCCTCTAACTAAGGATTCACTTCAAGCTATTGGTCGATGTTGCCCACATTTGaaagtattaaaattttacaaTGGTCCATTATATCCAAGTTTCAAAGATGAGGAGGCGTTTGCTATTGCACAAACCATGCCTGAACTACGCCATCTACACATTGTGGGATTTAACTTTCTCAGTAAAGATGGCTTGCATGCTATTCTTGATGGTTGTCCTCTTCTTGAATCTCTTCACATACTACATAGTTACAATATTGATTGGAGGACGAATGAAACTTTGAGGAAACGGTGTCTTGAGCATATCAAAGAGGTGCAGCTGCCACGCAAGGCATATGAGATAAAGTATTAA